The genomic DNA CATGCGGCACAGTAGCGCCCACAACCAGTTTAACCGATTCTGCCGGTGCGGATTGCTCCGCGTTTCCAGCGTTGTTCTGCGGAGCCTCTGCCGCACCGTTGCCATTGTTTTTGGCATTTCCGCAAGCAGCAAGTACCAGAACAAGCGCCAGCGTCAAGAAAGATAATGTCCATTTTTTCATTGCAGTATGCCCTCCTAATGAATATGTTTTTTTGAATAAGGATGTGCTAGATCTGTAGCAGCACGATATATATTGTAATTCCTTATTTCCGCGTAAAATAAATGACAAAACGATCGCCAATCATTTGCAGCAGCTGCACGAGAATGACCATAAAGACAACCGATACGATCATAACCTCCATCTGGTAGCGGTAATAACCGTACCGGATCGCCAGGTCGCCAAGTCCGCCGCCTCCGACCATCCCGGACATCGCCGTGTAGGAGACGAGCGTTACCGCCGTAATCGTCATTCCGGCGATCAGGCCGGGAAGCGCCTCAGGCAGCAGCACCTTGCGGATGACCTGCAGCGGGGAGGCTCCCATCGCTTGGGAGGCTTCGATAACGCCTCGGTCGACTTCACGCAGCGCAGTCTCAACGAGACGTGCGAAGAACGGAGCAGCTCCGATGACCAGCGGCGGGATCGTTCCCTGTACGCCCATCGATACCCCAACGATAGCCCGGGTCAGCGGAATAAGCGCCACGATCAGGATGACGAATGGAACCGACCGGAGAATGTTGACGATCAGCGACAGAACTCTATAGAGCAGGCCGATAAACCAATGGTTCGAGCGCGAGAAGCTGTACAGCAGAATCCCGAGCGGCAGGCCGATCAGAAAGGTAAACAAGGTCGCATAGCCCATCATGAGCAGCGTATCGCCCGTGGCGACGCGCATCTCGTCCCAGTTCACTTTGGAAAAATCCAAATTCGACATTACCCGATCACCTCCACATCAAGATCGCGTTGCCGCAGCAGCTCCAGCGTCTCATCTACCTTGGCATTGTCTCCTTCGAAGGATACCGTCAGCTGACCGTATGGCGTATCCTTAATCGTTGAAATCGTGCCCTGCAGGATGGCGAAGTTGACCCCCGTCTCCCGGACGACCTGAGACAGTACGGATTCATAGGTTTTGGCGCCCAGAAACGTGATTCTGACCAATCGCGCCCATGCTGGCAGCGGAACCGAGGAGGTCTGTCTAAAGCCTTCGTCGCCGGCTAGCTCCCGGCTGATGAATTCGCGCGTAACCGTATGCCGCGGCTTCAGGAACACTTCGGTCACCGGCCCCTCCTCAACGATGCCGCCCTGATGAATGACGGCAACCCGGTCGCAGATACGCTGAATGACATGCATCTCGTGCGTGATCAGCAGAATGGTCAGATGAAATTTGCGGTTAATCTCCAGCAGCAGATTCAGGATGGAATCCGTCGTCTGCGGATCCAGGGCTGACGTCGCTTCGTCGCAGAGCAGCACGTCAGGGTCGCTGGCGAGCGCCCGGGCGATGCCGACCCGCTGCTTTTGGCCTCCGGACAGCTGTGCAGGATATTTTTTCTGATGCTGAGTCAGGCCGACGAGCTCCAGAAGCTCGTTCACTTTAGCGGCTATTTGCAATTTCGGAACGCCCATCAGCTTCAGCGGAAATGCGATATTATCATATACGGTCGCCGAGGACAGCAGATTGAAATGCTGAAAAATCATCCCGATTTTCCGGCGCTGCTGCTGAAGCTCTCTCCGCTTCAGCTTGGTCAACTCCACGCCGCCTACCCAAACCTCGCCCTCCGTCGGCCGCTCTAGTAAATTAATGCAGCGGATGAGCGTACTTTTGCCGGCCCCGGAATGACCGATGACCCCAAATATTTCGCCCTTTTTCACGGTAAGGTTCAGCCCGGACAAAGCAGTGGTCGCTTTTTTTTTGTTGCCGTATGTTTTAGTGAGCTGTTTGAGTTCAATCAAGCTAGTGTCCCCCCGTTACACATAAATAGACTCCTTATAAAATTAACCCTTCCGCGTACTGCCGATCATATAAATAAAGAGCCCTGCAGATTCCGAGGGCTCTCTTTACGTAAAGACAATGCCTTCTCATCTACCAAAACCGCTCGCTCTTTCACGCCTGCGATCTTGAAGGAATTAGCACCATGACATTTGCCGAAAGCTGCGGTATCCATGCCACACTTCTTTGCAAATCGGTTGCTGGGCTTCATCGGGCCTTTCCCTCCGCCTCTCTTGATAAGAAAATATGAAATTTTATGAAAGAACATCATTGAATTTTTCTGAAACTATTCTAGAAATAGAGTATAGATTCTTTCCTTGCGTTTGTCAAAGGAAATTACTTTATATCTAGGCGCTGAATCTGTTTAACTTTTTTCCATCTTTGGTTCGTGTAAACAAATACCGTATGCAATGTCTCGCACACCATCCTATACCCATGCTCCAAATCTTCCAGATTCTTGTCGAGGTCTTCTAGCTCGAGCTTGTTGTTCAGCCCCTGATGCCGCTGCCACAAGTCATCCTGCATTTCCGCGTTCATATAGTGGATTTCGGTATTGCGGCGGCGGCGCAGCACGCTCATCGCTTCCTTGTGCCTGTCCTTAATAGCAAACAGGTCGTTCGCCAGCTCCGGATGCACCTTCAAATACCTGAATTGACGCAGCACTGTGAAATAGGAAAAATGCGCCTTCACTTTGGACGTCTTCAGATCAAACAGCTCGTTCAGCACCGTTCCCAGCTTGTCCAATATGGAGAAAACGCGAATGAACCCATCCTTGTAGAAGTACACGTACCGGGCATAATCATTCTTCTCAGCGGGAGGCATATCCTCCAAATAATCATGCGTAACCTTCCGCCGAAAATAATTAGCTGCATATTTGCACTGCTCCAGCTCATCAAGGGAAGAAACCAAGCCGAAAATCCATATTTCCAGCTTGCGAAAATCATGCGAGGGATCTTGATGCAGCTCCATTTCTTTTCGAAGCAGCTTGATTGTCTTGTCCATGGCTTCCATCGTATCCGCCAATATTCCTTCATTCCGTCTCGGTGGTTCGCCAAGCAGTGCGCGCAGCATATCCATTCCTCGCTTCCCTGGATGAGATCACAGCTTTAGTGTGACAGGCATTGAACTAACTCATAAGACCGTGCTTCAATAGCTTACGATTGGCCGGGTTTGATCGCTGTTTCCTGCTTCTGTCCCTGCGCCTGCTCGCTATGCAGGCGGCTCATTTGCCAGGTTCGTACGCATAAATAGGATAGCACTCCGAACAGGGCTGCCAACACGACGATATGCGCTAGCGACGTAAACAAATAAACGTGATAATTGTTCATCGTAAAGACGATGCCTGCCCCGGTAAATATCTGAATGACTGCAAGAATCGTCGCCGTCAATCCCAAAGCACGCACCTCGCCGTTGCCCGGATGCTTCCAGTAGGCAATATGCCCCATGATCGCAATGAGGATCATCAGCAGTGCAGCGGCCACCCGGTGGATAAAGGCAATCGCCACGCCGCCCGTCAGTTCTGGAACCAGTTGACCGTTGCAAAGCGGCCATCCCAGACACCCGCCTGCGGAATCGGTATGGCTCACGTATGCGCCAATGTATACGACGATATAAGTATAACCTGTCGCCGCCCATACGAGGTTGCGGAAGGCCTTGGACACCCGGACGGCCGGAGCCGAAGGAGCCCGTCCCTGCCTGGCTTCATCCTCGCGGATGCCAAGCGCCAGCATGATCGAGCTGGCAAAGGCGATCAGCGAAAAGCCGAAATGCAGCGCCATGACCGCCGACGACGTCGGATAAACGACGGCCATCGCGCCCATAAAAGCCTGAACCATTACAAATATTAGGGCCAGCAGCGCGTAGGTCTGCAGGTCTTTGCGATTCTTGCGGTACCTCCAGAAGGCCACGAACGCCGCGACGGCAAGCAGGCCGGCAGCCCCGCTGACCGCCCGGTGCGAGTACTCAATCAATGAGGCTACCGTGTGGGCCGGAACGAATTTCCCATGACAGAGCGGCCACTCGTTGCCGCAGCCAAGGCCCGATTCCGTCTTGGTGACAACGCTTCCTCCCAAAGTAGCCAAAAACATAACAAAACAGGAAATATAAGCGATCCATTTCAGTTGCTTCGTGTTCAAAGGTTTCTCACCTGCAATTTAGGATAATAAGAACCGTGTTTCTTATCAATTATTCGTTTTCCCATAAATCATTCTTCATTATAACCGATAAGGAACGGGACGACATAGTGAAACTGTGACAAAATATTCAAAAATAAAACATCGCCCCCCGGTGATTTCGAAGGGCGATGTGATTTTTGTTATTGAGATTAGCTGTTTGAACTGAATAACTCCGCGGCTGCCTACTCTTTTCTTTCGGGCGTATCATGAAGCGTGTGATATACATCCAGCGCTTTGTTCAGGAAATCCTCGATCTCTTCGCGCGACTTCCGCAGCTTGTTTACGAATCTGACCAGCTCTCTTCCATCGGCATAGGCCACAAAGCTTGGAATGCCCAGAATGTTCTGCTCCTGGCTGACTTCACCCACTTTGTCTACGTCGACTTCGATGAGAGTCAAGCGATCCGCATACTTCTCCTCGACCTCCGGCATGAAAGGATCGATAAACTTGCAATCGCCGCACCAGTCCGCTTTGAACACGGCGACGACCAAATTGCTGGATTGAATGCTGACGTTGAATTCTGCGGCGGATGCCACTTGTTTCACTTGGACCATTCCCTTCTGTGTATCGTTCTTTAATTAAGTCAATCAAAATGAAGAGTGGAAGTCAAATCTTTAGGCCATACTTTGTAATAACAACGTGTGAAAATAAAGCGAGGGACTCACATGAAGCAGAATCGTCTTACACAGCTGCTGGTGAACCTGCCTTCTGCGGTCAGAGATGCAATCCGCGGCAAAGCGGAGGACATCGCCAATTCCACCAAGCTCCGCGGGGACCCTCTCCCGCTGGATTGGAACGAAGCAGCCGCCCGCACCGTCTCCGGGGAGATCGAGGAACTCCTGAAGCGGGGGGCGGCTTACCGGAATCAGGACGACGAGGAACTAACCCGAACCGACCGGGAGTTGGCCGAGGATATTCAGACGGCTACGAGCCGCGCCGGAATCAGCAACATTACGCGCACCGCCGCATATCTGGAATGCTATGAGGCCTGCCCGGAGCTGCACTGGGCCTTTCTGGCCCACATCGTATCCCGGAACGCGGGCTGGAATATGACCGACCTCCGCGGGAGCCGGGTCGCCGATATGCTGAGCGAAGAAGGCAAGCGGGCCACTTACCGGTTTCTGGAGCGCAGCAATGCGCTTATTTTTCAAGATGCCTACCCGCAGCTGCTGCTGTACCGGAAAAGCCGCGAACTTGGCGCAAGCCAGTTCCATCTGCTGCGGTATTTCAGCGTATCGCGGTTCATGAGGCCTTTCTGGGAGCGCTTCTGGATTGACCGGGGCAGCGCGCTGCTGACCGTCGGCCTGATCATCAATGAGCAGAACTATATCGAGCAGCGGGTTATCCGTCACCCTTTCTACCAGCGGCATGTCACCGAGAAATCAAACTTCCATCTATATAGTTTGTCCGGCCTCAACCAGCTGATCATCCCGCTTCGCGAGGGGACGAGCGTGACCCGCCTGGCCGGCCGAACCGTCACCGACTTCGGCAGCCTCCCCGCCCGCATCGCGCTAGGCAAAAGCCTGTACGCGATGCTCATGGGCCTTGGCGCCGTGCGCAGCGGCGCCGAGGCCTTCGCGCGAGCGGTGCCGCACAGCGGCTCGCGCGCCGATTATTGGCCGGACATCTTCACGGCCAATAAAGAAGAAGCTCTGACCACACCCTTGCAGGGGTCAGAGCTTCTTGAGAGCGAGACGCTGCCGCCCGGCGAGCGTCTCTACAGCCCCAAGCTCCTGGATGCTTGGGGCGACACGCCCTATGAGCCAATATCCCGTGAGGATTGGCTCAAGGACACGAGCGCGCTGGACGGCATCAGCGCGCCTCAGACGCCGCTGCTCTGCGACATCAGCCGCGAGCACCGGACGGGCGTGCTGAAGACCGCGCTCGCCCATGATGCCGCCGAATCCATCAAGGCCGATTAGCGGCCCTGGCTCGGCTGTCCGCCGCGCTGCAGACGCATCAGCGGGGACAGCAGCTTGCGCAGCGGCCCCGGATAAGTTGCAAGCTCGTCTTTCCGGACAACGCGGAGCACGACCAGCAGCACCGGGTACAGGCCGACGACCGCCAAACCGACGATGCAGCAGGTAATGAAGAAGGCCAGACGGTCCGGCAGCACGGATACCAGGTGGATGCCCGCCTGATTGAGGCCGTAGCCGACGCCGGACAGCAGGGCGACTGTTAACAGGAAGCCCGTCCAGCGGCCGCCCATGATGGAGAAAGGCACGATTTTCTTCATCGTTCTGACATTCAGCAGCGTAATCGTCAGGAAGCACAGAATCGTTGCGAGGATGATGCCGTAAATCCCCAGCAGCGGGGCAAGCAGCAAGCTGAGCGCCAGCTTCACCGTTACGCCGATGCCAACGTGAACCATAGAGAGGTTCACCTTGTCGACCCCGATGAGGATGGAATTGCTGATCATCATCGTGATCTGAAAGATCGTCCCGAAGGTCAGCATCGCGATAATGCTGCTGCCGTCACGTGTACTGAACAGCAACCCATTGACGGAATAAGCCGCTGTAGTCAGCGCGATGACCATAGGCATCCCCGTCAATACCGACACTCGCATCGCGAGCGTGACCTGCTGATGGAGATGCTCCTCGTCCTTCCGGGCAAATGCAGCCGAAATGATCGGCAGCAGCGACGTGCTGAGCGCGATCGCCAGAATCGGCGGAATGCCCGCGATCATTTGGGCGCGGTTTCCAAGGATACCGAGAATATATGTCGCCTGCTCCGAACCGATATGCTGGCTGAGCAGCGGTTTCAGAATCGAGCCGTCGATGAAATTGACCGCAGGCACGGTCAGCGAAGACAGCACGATCGGAATCGACAGCTTGAAGATTTCCAAATAAATTTTGGAGAAAGGCAGCCGGTTGGGATCATCCTTAGCCTGCAGCAAGCCGTCCTTCTTGTCCTGACGCTTCGTCTTTGCGTTGAAATACAGCATGACGATCAGCGCAGCCACGCCCCCAAGCACAGCTCCAAACGTCGCCGCCGCGGCAATCTCCTCGCCCTTG from Paenibacillus woosongensis includes the following:
- a CDS encoding methionine ABC transporter permease encodes the protein MSNLDFSKVNWDEMRVATGDTLLMMGYATLFTFLIGLPLGILLYSFSRSNHWFIGLLYRVLSLIVNILRSVPFVILIVALIPLTRAIVGVSMGVQGTIPPLVIGAAPFFARLVETALREVDRGVIEASQAMGASPLQVIRKVLLPEALPGLIAGMTITAVTLVSYTAMSGMVGGGGLGDLAIRYGYYRYQMEVMIVSVVFMVILVQLLQMIGDRFVIYFTRK
- a CDS encoding methionine ABC transporter ATP-binding protein, whose translation is MIELKQLTKTYGNKKKATTALSGLNLTVKKGEIFGVIGHSGAGKSTLIRCINLLERPTEGEVWVGGVELTKLKRRELQQQRRKIGMIFQHFNLLSSATVYDNIAFPLKLMGVPKLQIAAKVNELLELVGLTQHQKKYPAQLSGGQKQRVGIARALASDPDVLLCDEATSALDPQTTDSILNLLLEINRKFHLTILLITHEMHVIQRICDRVAVIHQGGIVEEGPVTEVFLKPRHTVTREFISRELAGDEGFRQTSSVPLPAWARLVRITFLGAKTYESVLSQVVRETGVNFAILQGTISTIKDTPYGQLTVSFEGDNAKVDETLELLRQRDLDVEVIG
- a CDS encoding Cthe_2314 family HEPN domain-containing protein, encoding MLRALLGEPPRRNEGILADTMEAMDKTIKLLRKEMELHQDPSHDFRKLEIWIFGLVSSLDELEQCKYAANYFRRKVTHDYLEDMPPAEKNDYARYVYFYKDGFIRVFSILDKLGTVLNELFDLKTSKVKAHFSYFTVLRQFRYLKVHPELANDLFAIKDRHKEAMSVLRRRRNTEIHYMNAEMQDDLWQRHQGLNNKLELEDLDKNLEDLEHGYRMVCETLHTVFVYTNQRWKKVKQIQRLDIK
- a CDS encoding COX15/CtaA family protein, with amino-acid sequence MNTKQLKWIAYISCFVMFLATLGGSVVTKTESGLGCGNEWPLCHGKFVPAHTVASLIEYSHRAVSGAAGLLAVAAFVAFWRYRKNRKDLQTYALLALIFVMVQAFMGAMAVVYPTSSAVMALHFGFSLIAFASSIMLALGIREDEARQGRAPSAPAVRVSKAFRNLVWAATGYTYIVVYIGAYVSHTDSAGGCLGWPLCNGQLVPELTGGVAIAFIHRVAAALLMILIAIMGHIAYWKHPGNGEVRALGLTATILAVIQIFTGAGIVFTMNNYHVYLFTSLAHIVVLAALFGVLSYLCVRTWQMSRLHSEQAQGQKQETAIKPGQS
- a CDS encoding thioredoxin family protein, translating into MVQVKQVASAAEFNVSIQSSNLVVAVFKADWCGDCKFIDPFMPEVEEKYADRLTLIEVDVDKVGEVSQEQNILGIPSFVAYADGRELVRFVNKLRKSREEIEDFLNKALDVYHTLHDTPERKE
- a CDS encoding DUF2515 family protein, which encodes MKQNRLTQLLVNLPSAVRDAIRGKAEDIANSTKLRGDPLPLDWNEAAARTVSGEIEELLKRGAAYRNQDDEELTRTDRELAEDIQTATSRAGISNITRTAAYLECYEACPELHWAFLAHIVSRNAGWNMTDLRGSRVADMLSEEGKRATYRFLERSNALIFQDAYPQLLLYRKSRELGASQFHLLRYFSVSRFMRPFWERFWIDRGSALLTVGLIINEQNYIEQRVIRHPFYQRHVTEKSNFHLYSLSGLNQLIIPLREGTSVTRLAGRTVTDFGSLPARIALGKSLYAMLMGLGAVRSGAEAFARAVPHSGSRADYWPDIFTANKEEALTTPLQGSELLESETLPPGERLYSPKLLDAWGDTPYEPISREDWLKDTSALDGISAPQTPLLCDISREHRTGVLKTALAHDAAESIKAD
- a CDS encoding putative polysaccharide biosynthesis protein, whose product is MSKKESFVKGTLILAGAALIARLLGLFQRVPLEHILGDVGNASYVLANGIYFMLLPLATAGLPSTLSRMVSERHALNRPAESERIYQAALWFAAVTGIVMSLLLYFAAPYYAAASRVPEAAIAIRTLAPALLIFPLIAIMRGYLQGRNIMIAGGISQVIEQIVRVGSGISLAFVLYHMNAKGEEIAAAATFGAVLGGVAALIVMLYFNAKTKRQDKKDGLLQAKDDPNRLPFSKIYLEIFKLSIPIVLSSLTVPAVNFIDGSILKPLLSQHIGSEQATYILGILGNRAQMIAGIPPILAIALSTSLLPIISAAFARKDEEHLHQQVTLAMRVSVLTGMPMVIALTTAAYSVNGLLFSTRDGSSIIAMLTFGTIFQITMMISNSILIGVDKVNLSMVHVGIGVTVKLALSLLLAPLLGIYGIILATILCFLTITLLNVRTMKKIVPFSIMGGRWTGFLLTVALLSGVGYGLNQAGIHLVSVLPDRLAFFITCCIVGLAVVGLYPVLLVVLRVVRKDELATYPGPLRKLLSPLMRLQRGGQPSQGR